The following are from one region of the Salmo trutta chromosome 20, fSalTru1.1, whole genome shotgun sequence genome:
- the mettl21cb gene encoding S-adenosylmethionine-dependent methyltransferase domain-containing protein → MENGTAGEGKQWFPNLNMVSDCKQMASEALDRLNVWEPSVYYTLGKESFFIAGYEICIRESLDSYGALIWPGAVALSQFLENNRQQVNLLDKAVLEIGAGTGLLSIVASLLGAWVTATDLPEILPNLTFNLSRNSKSRCRYTPQVRALTWGQDLERDFPCTSCRYDYVLAADVVYHHDYLEELLATMHHFCRPASGTTLLWANKVRFQSDLRFKESFEGCFNTTLLTELEEGDMRIYKATARE, encoded by the exons ATGGAAAATGGAACAGCAGGTGAAGGCAAGCAGTGGTTTCCTAACCTTAACA TGGTGTCTGACTGTAAGCAGATGGCCAGCGAGGCGTTGGACAGACTGAACGTCTGGGAGCCCAGTGTTTACTACACCCTGGGAAAAGAGTCCTTCTTTATCGCTGGTTATGAAATCTGCATCCGAGAGTCTCTGGACTCCTACGGCGCCCTCATCTGGCCGGGG gcggtGGCTCTAAGTCAGTTCCTGGAGAATAACCGGCAGCAGGTGAATCTCCTGGATAAAGCAGTTCTAGAGATTGGGGCAGGCACAGGCTTACTGTCTATTGTGGCGAGTCTACTGG GAGCCTGGGTAACGGCCACCGACCTGCCCGAAATCCTTCCCaacctgacctttaacctctctcgTAACTCCAAGAGCCGCTGCCGCTACACGCCCCAGGTGAGGGCCCTCACCTGGGGTCAAGACCTCGAGAGAGACTTCCCCTGCACTTCCTGTCGCTACGACTATGTTCTGGCAGCTGATGTGGTGTATCACCACGACTACCTGGAGGAGCTGCTGGCGACCATGCACCACTTCTGCAGACCAGCAAGTGGCACCACGCTCCTGTGGGCCAATAAGGTGAGGTTTCAGTCAGACCTGAGGTTCAAGGAGAGCTTTGAGGGTTGTTTTAATACGACgctactgacagagctggaggAGGGGGACATGAGGATCTACAAGGCCACGGCACGGGagtga